The proteins below are encoded in one region of Gemmatimonadales bacterium:
- the queG gene encoding tRNA epoxyqueuosine(34) reductase QueG, whose amino-acid sequence MSLRSDLAQEAERLGFVACGVATLDPNTHGQLFDAWLAKGYGGTMRYLNRQAKKRKRPAEIVPGAVRAVVVLENYYLEDPPAHSRQVRIARYARGRDYHRHFRARIDQLGAWLTTRGATIAHSYADSGPVPERELAVRAGLGWIGKNAMLLRPGVGSFFFIGSLLTDLPLEPDPPFATDHCGSCTRCLEACPTDAFAEPGVLDANKCIAYLTIEYKAEIPEPLVDQLAGWAFGCDICNEVCPWNVRFATPTDDPAYQDRGAIATDDPAFFERMDEAEFTARFGDTPLERPGLVRMRRNYANAFRSISS is encoded by the coding sequence GTGAGTCTGCGCAGCGACCTTGCCCAGGAAGCCGAGCGACTCGGTTTCGTGGCGTGTGGCGTTGCCACGCTCGATCCCAATACGCACGGTCAGCTGTTCGATGCGTGGCTGGCAAAGGGCTACGGCGGCACCATGCGATACCTCAACCGCCAGGCCAAGAAACGCAAGCGACCGGCCGAGATCGTGCCCGGGGCAGTTCGGGCGGTCGTCGTGCTCGAGAACTACTACCTCGAGGATCCGCCGGCGCACAGCAGGCAGGTCCGGATTGCCCGCTACGCTCGAGGACGGGACTATCACCGTCACTTCCGGGCCCGGATCGATCAACTCGGTGCCTGGCTGACGACACGCGGAGCCACTATCGCCCATTCGTATGCCGACAGCGGGCCCGTGCCCGAGCGCGAACTTGCCGTGCGGGCCGGGCTCGGCTGGATCGGCAAGAACGCGATGCTGCTGCGGCCTGGCGTCGGATCCTTCTTCTTCATTGGCTCGCTGCTGACGGACCTGCCGCTCGAGCCGGACCCGCCGTTCGCGACCGATCACTGCGGCAGTTGTACCCGATGCCTCGAAGCCTGTCCGACCGACGCATTCGCAGAGCCCGGCGTGCTCGACGCCAACAAGTGCATCGCCTACCTGACGATCGAGTACAAAGCTGAGATCCCGGAACCCCTCGTCGACCAGCTCGCAGGATGGGCCTTCGGTTGCGACATCTGCAACGAGGTCTGCCCCTGGAACGTTCGGTTCGCGACCCCGACCGATGATCCGGCCTATCAGGATCGAGGCGCAATAGCGACCGATGATCCGGCCTTCTTCGAGCGGATGGACGAAGCAGAGTTCACAGCACGGTTCGGTGACACCCCGCTCGAGCGCCCCGGCCTTGTCCGGATGCGCCGAAATTACGCCAACGCCTTTCGTTCGATATCCTCATGA
- a CDS encoding VOC family protein: MIQRMHSIAVFVNDLEPALTFYRDVLKLPVHKAGSFGAEFLEVPPHLSVHPANHPDAKKLVGRHTGVTLEVEGLLHFCGDLHAKGVKFLTEPTQMAWGIMAMVSDPEGNVFALWENKSPEEQEPG; encoded by the coding sequence ATGATTCAGCGCATGCACTCGATCGCGGTCTTCGTCAACGATCTGGAACCCGCCCTGACCTTTTATCGCGATGTGCTCAAGCTCCCGGTGCACAAGGCGGGCTCGTTTGGTGCGGAGTTCCTCGAGGTGCCGCCGCACTTGAGCGTCCATCCGGCCAACCATCCGGACGCCAAGAAGCTCGTCGGGCGACACACCGGCGTTACGCTGGAGGTGGAAGGTTTGCTGCATTTCTGCGGCGACCTGCACGCCAAGGGGGTCAAGTTCCTGACGGAGCCGACCCAGATGGCATGGGGCATCATGGCGATGGTCAGCGACCCGGAAGGCAACGTCTTTGCCCTCTGGGAGAACAAGTCGCCGGAGGAGCAGGAGCCCGGCTGA
- a CDS encoding beta-lactamase family protein, whose product MFRLTLCLTLGIAASASAQTLPAPATAQRLADSLSRAFVASGGAPSVVVSVVRGKDTLLLGGYGMADLENQLPATAKSVYRIGSVTKQFTAAAVMQLVEQGKVKLDDPIGKHLPTLPEAWKPATVRQLLNHTSGIPSYTALGQAWRSRWGEDMPTDTIVALTAAKPLDFPIGTKYAYNNSGYVILGMLIEKVTGRTWGEDLEERFSKPLGLSDTRNCLTQDIIPNRGQGYEQKKEGGWVNSPFLSMSQPHAAGAMCSTASDLIRWNQALHNGKVVSAESYRQMTTAEGAASEGRRQYGFGLAIDSIAGRKAISHGGGIPGFITANTWIPSAELSVTVISNSGSARSGELLRQLVHAALGVPLEQRNLTP is encoded by the coding sequence ATGTTTCGCCTTACCCTCTGTCTGACCCTCGGCATTGCGGCCAGCGCCAGCGCGCAGACTCTGCCGGCACCGGCCACAGCTCAACGACTGGCTGATTCCCTGTCCCGGGCCTTCGTTGCCTCAGGGGGCGCCCCGAGCGTCGTGGTATCAGTGGTACGGGGCAAGGACACCCTGCTACTAGGCGGCTATGGAATGGCCGACCTGGAGAACCAGCTTCCCGCAACTGCCAAGTCTGTCTACCGGATCGGATCGGTAACCAAGCAGTTCACGGCGGCTGCCGTGATGCAGCTGGTGGAACAAGGCAAGGTCAAGCTGGACGATCCGATCGGGAAGCACCTCCCGACCCTGCCAGAGGCCTGGAAGCCGGCCACGGTACGGCAGCTCCTCAATCACACCTCCGGCATTCCGAGCTACACGGCCCTGGGTCAGGCCTGGCGGTCACGCTGGGGCGAGGACATGCCGACCGACACGATCGTGGCCCTGACCGCGGCGAAGCCGCTCGACTTTCCCATCGGCACGAAGTACGCATACAACAACAGCGGCTACGTGATCCTGGGCATGTTGATCGAGAAGGTCACGGGTCGCACCTGGGGCGAGGATCTCGAAGAGCGATTTTCGAAGCCGTTGGGATTGAGCGATACCCGAAACTGCCTGACGCAGGACATCATTCCGAACCGCGGCCAGGGCTACGAGCAGAAAAAGGAGGGCGGCTGGGTCAACTCACCATTCCTGTCGATGTCACAGCCCCACGCGGCCGGGGCGATGTGTTCGACGGCCAGCGACCTGATTCGCTGGAACCAGGCGCTGCACAACGGGAAAGTCGTGTCGGCCGAGTCGTATCGGCAGATGACGACGGCCGAGGGCGCCGCGAGTGAGGGCCGGCGGCAGTATGGGTTTGGCCTCGCAATCGACTCGATAGCCGGTCGAAAGGCCATATCCCACGGCGGTGGCATTCCGGGATTCATCACGGCCAACACCTGGATTCCGAGCGCCGAGCTTTCTGTGACGGTGATCTCCAACTCCGGCAGTGCCCGGAGCGGCGAACTGCTTCGCCAACTGGTTCATGCGGCGCTGGGCGTGCCGCTCGAGCAGCGCAATCTGACGCCCTGA